Proteins encoded in a region of the Populus nigra chromosome 3, ddPopNigr1.1, whole genome shotgun sequence genome:
- the LOC133689776 gene encoding kinesin-like protein KIN-7K, chloroplastic isoform X3 yields the protein MATKQGSKSRISGLISNSKKPAANSQSSSTASSTKQFLENSMDGQSSPASSSARSKPQYFYSESVNLDTERSKENVTVTVRFRPLSPREIRQGEEIAWYADGETVVRNEHNPSTAYAYDRVFGPTTTTRHVYDVAAQHVVNGAMEGINGTIFAYGVTSSGKTHTMHGDQRSPGIIPLAVKDAFSIIQETPNREFLLRVSYLEIYNEVVNDLLNPAGQNLRIREDAQVFPFDTEHRHVGSTNFNLLSSRSHTIFTLTVESSLYGENSEGEAVNLSQLSLIDLAGSESSKAETTGVRRKEGSYINKSLLTLGTVISKLTDGRAAHIPYRDSKLTRLLQSSLSGHGRVSLICTVTPSSSSSEETHNTLKFAHRAKHIEIQAAHNKIIDEKSLIKKYQNEIRSLKEELEQLKRGIVTIPRLKDIVEDDIVLLKQKLEDGQVKLQSRLEQEEEAKAALLSRIQRLTKLILVSTKASQPSRISHRPGPRRRHSFGEEELAYLPYKRQDLILDDENIDLYVSLEGNTESVDETLKEEKKTRKHGLLNWLKLRKRDSGSGMSTSDKSSGVKSNSTPSTPQAENSNYHAESRLSHPSLAESSPSADLLSEVRQDREVPEDNFLEQETPLNSIKTSDQIDLLREQQKILSGEVALHSSILKRLSEEASTNPLKEHIQLEMKKLSGEIKVKNEQIALLEKQIADSIMASHYSMANLEASQTIAELTAQLNEKSFELEVKAADNCIIQDQLSQKICECEGLQETIVSLKQQLSEALESKNISPLASYSQRISELKSFHAQHHMNKETAASKDRNEDLLLQAQATEKEELKQKVDALTESKEQLETRNQKLAEESSYAKGLASAAAVELKALSEEVAKLMNHNERLTAELIALKNSPTQRRSGSTVRNGRRDNYMKHQDQVGAASELKRELAVSREREVQYEAALMEKDQRETDLQRKVKESKQREAYLENELANMWVLVAKLKKSQGAEMDVSEATGHDGLGI from the exons ATGGCGACGAAACAGGGATCAAAATCAAGAATATCAGGTTTAATAAGTAATTCAAAGAAACCAGCAGCGAATTCACAGTCATCATCAACGGCATCTTCTACTAAGCAATTTTTAGAGAATTCAATGGACGGTCAAAGCTCACCTGCATCCTCGTCAGCTCGAAGCAAACCACAATATTTTTACTCCGAAAGTGTTAATCTAGATACTGAGAGATCCAAAGAAAATGTAACTGTCACTGTTCGCTTTCGGCCCCTAAG TCCTAGGGAAATCAGGCAAGGAGAGGAGATTGCGTGGTATGCGGATGGAGAAACTGTCGTGCGAAATGAACATAATCCATCTACTGCGTATGCGTATG ATCGGGTGTTTGGTCCTACAACTACAACGCGCCATGTATATGATGTTGCTGCTCAGCATGTTGTCAATGGTGCTATGGAAGGGATCAATG GCACCATTTTCGCATATGGAGTGACTAGCAGCGGGAAAACCCATACCATGCAT GGGGATCAAAGGTCACCTGGAATTATACCATTAGCAGTGAAGGATGCTTTTAGTATCATTCAAGAG ACTCCAAACCGTGAGTTCCTCCTCCGTGTTTCATACCTGGAGATCTATAATGAG GTTGTTAACGACTTGTTGAATCCAGCAGGACAAAATTTAAGAATCAGAGAAGATGCTCAG GTCTTTCCTTTTGACACAGAGCACAGACATGTTGGGTCCACAAACTTTAATTTACTCAGCAGCAGGAGTCATACAATATTTACACTG ACAGTAGAGAGTAGCCTGTATGGTGAAAATAGTGAAGGAGAGGCTGTAAATTTGTCCCAGCTG AGCCTCATCGATTTGGCAGGTTCTGAAAGCTCAAAGGCTGAAACTACTGGCGTGAGACGGAAAGAAGGATcctatattaataaaagtttGCTGACACTTGGAACT GTTATATCGAAGTTGACGGATGGGAGAGCCGCTCATATTCCTTACAGGGACTCTAAATTGACAAGGCTACTTCAGTCTTCATTAAGTGGTCATGGGCGTGTATCA CTCATTTGCACTGTCACTCCCTCATCTAGTAGTTCGGAAGAGACACACAACACTTTAAAATTTGCCCACCGTGCAAAGCACATTGAAATTCAAGCAGCACACAACAAG ATTATTGATGAGAAATCGCTTATCAAGAAGTACCAAAATGAGATACGCTCTTTAAAGGAAGAGTTAGAACAATTGAAAAGGGGTATTGTGACAATTCCTCGATTGAAAGACATTGTAGAAGACGACATTGTCCTCCTCAAGCAGAAG CTAGAAGATGGTCAAGTGAAACTGCAATCAAGATtggaacaagaagaagaagctaaagCAGCTCTATTGAGCAGAATACAGCGGCtgacaaaattaattttggtgtCAACAAAAGCTTCACAACCATCAAGGATCTCTCACCGCCCAGGTCCAAGGAGGAGGCATTCCTTTGGAGAAGAAGAG CTTGCATACCTACCGTACAAGAGGCAGGACTTGATATTGGATGATGAAAATATTGACTTGTACGTTTCTCTTGAAGGAAATACTGAAAGTGTGGATGAGACACtgaaagaggagaagaaaacccGAAAGCATGGATTGCTGAACTGGTTAAAGCTACGG AAACGAGATAGTGGATCGGGAATGAGCACCAGTGACAAATCAAGTGGAGTTAAATCTAATAGTACACCTTCAACACCTCAAGCAGAAAACAGCAATTATCATGCAGAATCCAGACTTTCACATCCTTCACTTGCAGAAAGCTCTCCATCAGCTGATCTTCTATCTGAGGTCAGGCAGGATAGAGAGGTACCTGAGGACAATTTCCTTGAGCAGGAAACTCCTTTG AATAGCATAAAAACAAGTGATCAGATTGATCTTCTGAGGGAGCAGCAGAAAATTTTATCTGGAGAGGTGGCACTCCATTCAAGTATTTTGAAGCGATTGTCTGAGGAGGCTTCAACGAATCCCCTGAAGGAACACATACAG TTGGAGATGAAGAAGTTGAGTGGTGAAATCAAGGTGAAGAATGAACAAATAGCTTTGTTGGAAAAGCAAATTGCTGATTCCATCATGGCCTCTCACTACAGCATGGCTAACTTGGAAGCATCCCAA ACGATTGCTGAACTGACAGCTCAATTGAATGAGAAGTCATTTGAACTTGAG GTTAAAGCGGCAGATAATTGTATAATTCAAGACCAGCTCAGCCAAAAG ATCTGTGAATGTGAAGGATTACAGGAAACAATTGTCTCTTTGAAGCAGCAGCTCTCAGAGGCACTGGAGTCAAAAAATATTAGCCCTCTAGCTAGCTACTCTCAACGAATTTCTGAACTAAAAAGCTTTCATGCACAACATCACATGAACAAGGAAACTGCAGCATCAAAAGATAGAAATGAAGATCTGCTTCTACAAGCACAG GCCACTGAGAAGGAAGAACTGAAGCAAAAAGTTGATGCACTAACAGAATCAAAAGAGCAGTTAGAAACTCGGAACCAAAAATTGGCCGAGGAGAGTTCATACGCCAAAGGGCTAGCATCAGCTGCTGCCGTTGAGCTCAAGGCATTATCAGAAGAAGTGGCGAAGCTTATGAATCATAATGAGAGATTAACTGCCGAGCTGATAGCATTGAAGAACTCCCCCACTCAGCGTAGAAGTGGCAGTACTGTTCGAAATGGCCGTAGAGACAATTACATGAAACACCAAGACCAAGTTGGGGCAGCCTCAGAGCTCAAGAGAGAGTTGGCTGTGAGTCGAGAAAGAGAAGTTCAATATGAAGCTGCTCTTATGGAGAAGGATCAAAGAGAGACTGATCTTCAAAGGAAAGTTAAGGAATCCAAACAAAGAGAAGCTTATCTGGAAAATGAACTTGCTAACATGTGGGTTCTCGTTGCGAAGCTGAAGAAATCCCAAGGAGCTGAAATGGATGTCTCCGAGGCAACTGGACATGACGGTTTAGGAATCTGA
- the LOC133689776 gene encoding kinesin-like protein KIN-7K, chloroplastic isoform X2, with amino-acid sequence MATKQGSKSRISGLISNSKKPAANSQSSSTASSTKQFLENSMDGQSSPASSSARSKPQYFYSESVNLDTERSKENVTVTVRFRPLSPREIRQGEEIAWYADGETVVRNEHNPSTAYAYDRVFGPTTTTRHVYDVAAQHVVNGAMEGINGTIFAYGVTSSGKTHTMHGDQRSPGIIPLAVKDAFSIIQETPNREFLLRVSYLEIYNEVVNDLLNPAGQNLRIREDAQGTFVEGIKEEVVLSPAHALSLIAAGEEHRHVGSTNFNLLSSRSHTIFTLTVESSLYGENSEGEAVNLSQLSLIDLAGSESSKAETTGVRRKEGSYINKSLLTLGTVISKLTDGRAAHIPYRDSKLTRLLQSSLSGHGRVSLICTVTPSSSSSEETHNTLKFAHRAKHIEIQAAHNKIIDEKSLIKKYQNEIRSLKEELEQLKRGIVTIPRLKDIVEDDIVLLKQKLEDGQVKLQSRLEQEEEAKAALLSRIQRLTKLILVSTKASQPSRISHRPGPRRRHSFGEEELAYLPYKRQDLILDDENIDLYVSLEGNTESVDETLKEEKKTRKHGLLNWLKLRKRDSGSGMSTSDKSSGVKSNSTPSTPQAENSNYHAESRLSHPSLAESSPSADLLSENSIKTSDQIDLLREQQKILSGEVALHSSILKRLSEEASTNPLKEHIQLEMKKLSGEIKVKNEQIALLEKQIADSIMASHYSMANLEASQTIAELTAQLNEKSFELEVKAADNCIIQDQLSQKICECEGLQETIVSLKQQLSEALESKNISPLASYSQRISELKSFHAQHHMNKETAASKDRNEDLLLQAQATEKEELKQKVDALTESKEQLETRNQKLAEESSYAKGLASAAAVELKALSEEVAKLMNHNERLTAELIALKNSPTQRRSGSTVRNGRRDNYMKHQDQVGAASELKRELAVSREREVQYEAALMEKDQRETDLQRKVKESKQREAYLENELANMWVLVAKLKKSQGAEMDVSEATGHDGLGI; translated from the exons ATGGCGACGAAACAGGGATCAAAATCAAGAATATCAGGTTTAATAAGTAATTCAAAGAAACCAGCAGCGAATTCACAGTCATCATCAACGGCATCTTCTACTAAGCAATTTTTAGAGAATTCAATGGACGGTCAAAGCTCACCTGCATCCTCGTCAGCTCGAAGCAAACCACAATATTTTTACTCCGAAAGTGTTAATCTAGATACTGAGAGATCCAAAGAAAATGTAACTGTCACTGTTCGCTTTCGGCCCCTAAG TCCTAGGGAAATCAGGCAAGGAGAGGAGATTGCGTGGTATGCGGATGGAGAAACTGTCGTGCGAAATGAACATAATCCATCTACTGCGTATGCGTATG ATCGGGTGTTTGGTCCTACAACTACAACGCGCCATGTATATGATGTTGCTGCTCAGCATGTTGTCAATGGTGCTATGGAAGGGATCAATG GCACCATTTTCGCATATGGAGTGACTAGCAGCGGGAAAACCCATACCATGCAT GGGGATCAAAGGTCACCTGGAATTATACCATTAGCAGTGAAGGATGCTTTTAGTATCATTCAAGAG ACTCCAAACCGTGAGTTCCTCCTCCGTGTTTCATACCTGGAGATCTATAATGAG GTTGTTAACGACTTGTTGAATCCAGCAGGACAAAATTTAAGAATCAGAGAAGATGCTCAG GGAACTTTTGTCGAGGGAATAAAAGAAGAAGTTGTATTATCCCCTGCTCATGCACTTTCCCTTATAGCAGCTGGGGAAG AGCACAGACATGTTGGGTCCACAAACTTTAATTTACTCAGCAGCAGGAGTCATACAATATTTACACTG ACAGTAGAGAGTAGCCTGTATGGTGAAAATAGTGAAGGAGAGGCTGTAAATTTGTCCCAGCTG AGCCTCATCGATTTGGCAGGTTCTGAAAGCTCAAAGGCTGAAACTACTGGCGTGAGACGGAAAGAAGGATcctatattaataaaagtttGCTGACACTTGGAACT GTTATATCGAAGTTGACGGATGGGAGAGCCGCTCATATTCCTTACAGGGACTCTAAATTGACAAGGCTACTTCAGTCTTCATTAAGTGGTCATGGGCGTGTATCA CTCATTTGCACTGTCACTCCCTCATCTAGTAGTTCGGAAGAGACACACAACACTTTAAAATTTGCCCACCGTGCAAAGCACATTGAAATTCAAGCAGCACACAACAAG ATTATTGATGAGAAATCGCTTATCAAGAAGTACCAAAATGAGATACGCTCTTTAAAGGAAGAGTTAGAACAATTGAAAAGGGGTATTGTGACAATTCCTCGATTGAAAGACATTGTAGAAGACGACATTGTCCTCCTCAAGCAGAAG CTAGAAGATGGTCAAGTGAAACTGCAATCAAGATtggaacaagaagaagaagctaaagCAGCTCTATTGAGCAGAATACAGCGGCtgacaaaattaattttggtgtCAACAAAAGCTTCACAACCATCAAGGATCTCTCACCGCCCAGGTCCAAGGAGGAGGCATTCCTTTGGAGAAGAAGAG CTTGCATACCTACCGTACAAGAGGCAGGACTTGATATTGGATGATGAAAATATTGACTTGTACGTTTCTCTTGAAGGAAATACTGAAAGTGTGGATGAGACACtgaaagaggagaagaaaacccGAAAGCATGGATTGCTGAACTGGTTAAAGCTACGG AAACGAGATAGTGGATCGGGAATGAGCACCAGTGACAAATCAAGTGGAGTTAAATCTAATAGTACACCTTCAACACCTCAAGCAGAAAACAGCAATTATCATGCAGAATCCAGACTTTCACATCCTTCACTTGCAGAAAGCTCTCCATCAGCTGATCTTCTATCTGAG AATAGCATAAAAACAAGTGATCAGATTGATCTTCTGAGGGAGCAGCAGAAAATTTTATCTGGAGAGGTGGCACTCCATTCAAGTATTTTGAAGCGATTGTCTGAGGAGGCTTCAACGAATCCCCTGAAGGAACACATACAG TTGGAGATGAAGAAGTTGAGTGGTGAAATCAAGGTGAAGAATGAACAAATAGCTTTGTTGGAAAAGCAAATTGCTGATTCCATCATGGCCTCTCACTACAGCATGGCTAACTTGGAAGCATCCCAA ACGATTGCTGAACTGACAGCTCAATTGAATGAGAAGTCATTTGAACTTGAG GTTAAAGCGGCAGATAATTGTATAATTCAAGACCAGCTCAGCCAAAAG ATCTGTGAATGTGAAGGATTACAGGAAACAATTGTCTCTTTGAAGCAGCAGCTCTCAGAGGCACTGGAGTCAAAAAATATTAGCCCTCTAGCTAGCTACTCTCAACGAATTTCTGAACTAAAAAGCTTTCATGCACAACATCACATGAACAAGGAAACTGCAGCATCAAAAGATAGAAATGAAGATCTGCTTCTACAAGCACAG GCCACTGAGAAGGAAGAACTGAAGCAAAAAGTTGATGCACTAACAGAATCAAAAGAGCAGTTAGAAACTCGGAACCAAAAATTGGCCGAGGAGAGTTCATACGCCAAAGGGCTAGCATCAGCTGCTGCCGTTGAGCTCAAGGCATTATCAGAAGAAGTGGCGAAGCTTATGAATCATAATGAGAGATTAACTGCCGAGCTGATAGCATTGAAGAACTCCCCCACTCAGCGTAGAAGTGGCAGTACTGTTCGAAATGGCCGTAGAGACAATTACATGAAACACCAAGACCAAGTTGGGGCAGCCTCAGAGCTCAAGAGAGAGTTGGCTGTGAGTCGAGAAAGAGAAGTTCAATATGAAGCTGCTCTTATGGAGAAGGATCAAAGAGAGACTGATCTTCAAAGGAAAGTTAAGGAATCCAAACAAAGAGAAGCTTATCTGGAAAATGAACTTGCTAACATGTGGGTTCTCGTTGCGAAGCTGAAGAAATCCCAAGGAGCTGAAATGGATGTCTCCGAGGCAACTGGACATGACGGTTTAGGAATCTGA
- the LOC133689776 gene encoding kinesin-like protein KIN-7K, chloroplastic isoform X1 has product MATKQGSKSRISGLISNSKKPAANSQSSSTASSTKQFLENSMDGQSSPASSSARSKPQYFYSESVNLDTERSKENVTVTVRFRPLSPREIRQGEEIAWYADGETVVRNEHNPSTAYAYDRVFGPTTTTRHVYDVAAQHVVNGAMEGINGTIFAYGVTSSGKTHTMHGDQRSPGIIPLAVKDAFSIIQETPNREFLLRVSYLEIYNEVVNDLLNPAGQNLRIREDAQGTFVEGIKEEVVLSPAHALSLIAAGEEHRHVGSTNFNLLSSRSHTIFTLTVESSLYGENSEGEAVNLSQLSLIDLAGSESSKAETTGVRRKEGSYINKSLLTLGTVISKLTDGRAAHIPYRDSKLTRLLQSSLSGHGRVSLICTVTPSSSSSEETHNTLKFAHRAKHIEIQAAHNKIIDEKSLIKKYQNEIRSLKEELEQLKRGIVTIPRLKDIVEDDIVLLKQKLEDGQVKLQSRLEQEEEAKAALLSRIQRLTKLILVSTKASQPSRISHRPGPRRRHSFGEEELAYLPYKRQDLILDDENIDLYVSLEGNTESVDETLKEEKKTRKHGLLNWLKLRKRDSGSGMSTSDKSSGVKSNSTPSTPQAENSNYHAESRLSHPSLAESSPSADLLSEVRQDREVPEDNFLEQETPLNSIKTSDQIDLLREQQKILSGEVALHSSILKRLSEEASTNPLKEHIQLEMKKLSGEIKVKNEQIALLEKQIADSIMASHYSMANLEASQTIAELTAQLNEKSFELEVKAADNCIIQDQLSQKICECEGLQETIVSLKQQLSEALESKNISPLASYSQRISELKSFHAQHHMNKETAASKDRNEDLLLQAQATEKEELKQKVDALTESKEQLETRNQKLAEESSYAKGLASAAAVELKALSEEVAKLMNHNERLTAELIALKNSPTQRRSGSTVRNGRRDNYMKHQDQVGAASELKRELAVSREREVQYEAALMEKDQRETDLQRKVKESKQREAYLENELANMWVLVAKLKKSQGAEMDVSEATGHDGLGI; this is encoded by the exons ATGGCGACGAAACAGGGATCAAAATCAAGAATATCAGGTTTAATAAGTAATTCAAAGAAACCAGCAGCGAATTCACAGTCATCATCAACGGCATCTTCTACTAAGCAATTTTTAGAGAATTCAATGGACGGTCAAAGCTCACCTGCATCCTCGTCAGCTCGAAGCAAACCACAATATTTTTACTCCGAAAGTGTTAATCTAGATACTGAGAGATCCAAAGAAAATGTAACTGTCACTGTTCGCTTTCGGCCCCTAAG TCCTAGGGAAATCAGGCAAGGAGAGGAGATTGCGTGGTATGCGGATGGAGAAACTGTCGTGCGAAATGAACATAATCCATCTACTGCGTATGCGTATG ATCGGGTGTTTGGTCCTACAACTACAACGCGCCATGTATATGATGTTGCTGCTCAGCATGTTGTCAATGGTGCTATGGAAGGGATCAATG GCACCATTTTCGCATATGGAGTGACTAGCAGCGGGAAAACCCATACCATGCAT GGGGATCAAAGGTCACCTGGAATTATACCATTAGCAGTGAAGGATGCTTTTAGTATCATTCAAGAG ACTCCAAACCGTGAGTTCCTCCTCCGTGTTTCATACCTGGAGATCTATAATGAG GTTGTTAACGACTTGTTGAATCCAGCAGGACAAAATTTAAGAATCAGAGAAGATGCTCAG GGAACTTTTGTCGAGGGAATAAAAGAAGAAGTTGTATTATCCCCTGCTCATGCACTTTCCCTTATAGCAGCTGGGGAAG AGCACAGACATGTTGGGTCCACAAACTTTAATTTACTCAGCAGCAGGAGTCATACAATATTTACACTG ACAGTAGAGAGTAGCCTGTATGGTGAAAATAGTGAAGGAGAGGCTGTAAATTTGTCCCAGCTG AGCCTCATCGATTTGGCAGGTTCTGAAAGCTCAAAGGCTGAAACTACTGGCGTGAGACGGAAAGAAGGATcctatattaataaaagtttGCTGACACTTGGAACT GTTATATCGAAGTTGACGGATGGGAGAGCCGCTCATATTCCTTACAGGGACTCTAAATTGACAAGGCTACTTCAGTCTTCATTAAGTGGTCATGGGCGTGTATCA CTCATTTGCACTGTCACTCCCTCATCTAGTAGTTCGGAAGAGACACACAACACTTTAAAATTTGCCCACCGTGCAAAGCACATTGAAATTCAAGCAGCACACAACAAG ATTATTGATGAGAAATCGCTTATCAAGAAGTACCAAAATGAGATACGCTCTTTAAAGGAAGAGTTAGAACAATTGAAAAGGGGTATTGTGACAATTCCTCGATTGAAAGACATTGTAGAAGACGACATTGTCCTCCTCAAGCAGAAG CTAGAAGATGGTCAAGTGAAACTGCAATCAAGATtggaacaagaagaagaagctaaagCAGCTCTATTGAGCAGAATACAGCGGCtgacaaaattaattttggtgtCAACAAAAGCTTCACAACCATCAAGGATCTCTCACCGCCCAGGTCCAAGGAGGAGGCATTCCTTTGGAGAAGAAGAG CTTGCATACCTACCGTACAAGAGGCAGGACTTGATATTGGATGATGAAAATATTGACTTGTACGTTTCTCTTGAAGGAAATACTGAAAGTGTGGATGAGACACtgaaagaggagaagaaaacccGAAAGCATGGATTGCTGAACTGGTTAAAGCTACGG AAACGAGATAGTGGATCGGGAATGAGCACCAGTGACAAATCAAGTGGAGTTAAATCTAATAGTACACCTTCAACACCTCAAGCAGAAAACAGCAATTATCATGCAGAATCCAGACTTTCACATCCTTCACTTGCAGAAAGCTCTCCATCAGCTGATCTTCTATCTGAGGTCAGGCAGGATAGAGAGGTACCTGAGGACAATTTCCTTGAGCAGGAAACTCCTTTG AATAGCATAAAAACAAGTGATCAGATTGATCTTCTGAGGGAGCAGCAGAAAATTTTATCTGGAGAGGTGGCACTCCATTCAAGTATTTTGAAGCGATTGTCTGAGGAGGCTTCAACGAATCCCCTGAAGGAACACATACAG TTGGAGATGAAGAAGTTGAGTGGTGAAATCAAGGTGAAGAATGAACAAATAGCTTTGTTGGAAAAGCAAATTGCTGATTCCATCATGGCCTCTCACTACAGCATGGCTAACTTGGAAGCATCCCAA ACGATTGCTGAACTGACAGCTCAATTGAATGAGAAGTCATTTGAACTTGAG GTTAAAGCGGCAGATAATTGTATAATTCAAGACCAGCTCAGCCAAAAG ATCTGTGAATGTGAAGGATTACAGGAAACAATTGTCTCTTTGAAGCAGCAGCTCTCAGAGGCACTGGAGTCAAAAAATATTAGCCCTCTAGCTAGCTACTCTCAACGAATTTCTGAACTAAAAAGCTTTCATGCACAACATCACATGAACAAGGAAACTGCAGCATCAAAAGATAGAAATGAAGATCTGCTTCTACAAGCACAG GCCACTGAGAAGGAAGAACTGAAGCAAAAAGTTGATGCACTAACAGAATCAAAAGAGCAGTTAGAAACTCGGAACCAAAAATTGGCCGAGGAGAGTTCATACGCCAAAGGGCTAGCATCAGCTGCTGCCGTTGAGCTCAAGGCATTATCAGAAGAAGTGGCGAAGCTTATGAATCATAATGAGAGATTAACTGCCGAGCTGATAGCATTGAAGAACTCCCCCACTCAGCGTAGAAGTGGCAGTACTGTTCGAAATGGCCGTAGAGACAATTACATGAAACACCAAGACCAAGTTGGGGCAGCCTCAGAGCTCAAGAGAGAGTTGGCTGTGAGTCGAGAAAGAGAAGTTCAATATGAAGCTGCTCTTATGGAGAAGGATCAAAGAGAGACTGATCTTCAAAGGAAAGTTAAGGAATCCAAACAAAGAGAAGCTTATCTGGAAAATGAACTTGCTAACATGTGGGTTCTCGTTGCGAAGCTGAAGAAATCCCAAGGAGCTGAAATGGATGTCTCCGAGGCAACTGGACATGACGGTTTAGGAATCTGA